The following proteins are co-located in the Citrobacter freundii ATCC 8090 = MTCC 1658 = NBRC 12681 genome:
- a CDS encoding pseudouridine kinase, whose translation MREKEYIVTIGSANMDVAGCSHASLNYADSNPGKIKFTPGGVGRNIAHNLALLGKNSWLLTAVGNDFYGQSLLAQTNQSGVHVDKCLIVSGENTSSYLSLLDNTGEMLVAINDMSITEHISAEFLSQHFDFIRQAKVIIADCNISEDALAWVLENAGDVPVFVDPVSAWKCVKIRGRLAKIHTLKPNRLEAETLSGIALSGRDDVSKVAAWFHDRGLNRLVLSMGGDGVYYSDIAGSCGWSLPIKTRVINVTGAGDAMMAGLAACWVDGMPFIDSVRFAQGCSSMALACEYTNNPDLSVANVSSIVENTECLN comes from the coding sequence ATGCGTGAAAAGGAATACATCGTAACGATTGGCTCGGCCAATATGGATGTTGCTGGGTGTTCGCATGCTTCTCTAAATTATGCGGATTCGAATCCAGGTAAGATAAAATTTACTCCCGGTGGCGTTGGACGCAATATCGCACATAATCTCGCGCTGCTGGGTAAAAATTCTTGGTTGCTAACAGCGGTTGGTAACGATTTTTATGGTCAATCATTATTGGCACAAACTAATCAATCAGGAGTACATGTCGACAAGTGTCTTATCGTTTCCGGAGAGAATACATCCAGTTATTTATCGCTGCTTGATAATACTGGTGAAATGCTGGTGGCTATTAATGATATGAGTATCACCGAGCATATTTCAGCAGAATTTTTATCACAGCATTTTGATTTTATTAGGCAGGCAAAAGTCATTATCGCCGATTGCAATATCAGCGAAGACGCTCTGGCATGGGTACTGGAAAACGCCGGAGATGTTCCGGTGTTTGTTGACCCGGTGTCGGCCTGGAAGTGCGTAAAAATTCGCGGCCGCCTTGCAAAAATTCACACCCTCAAACCAAACCGCCTTGAAGCCGAAACGCTCAGCGGTATTGCGCTTTCTGGGCGTGATGACGTTAGCAAAGTCGCCGCGTGGTTTCATGATCGCGGCTTAAACCGGCTGGTGCTCAGCATGGGCGGCGACGGCGTTTATTACAGTGATATTGCGGGGAGTTGTGGTTGGTCGCTCCCCATTAAAACTCGCGTCATTAATGTCACAGGGGCTGGTGATGCGATGATGGCTGGACTGGCCGCCTGCTGGGTAGACGGCATGCCCTTTATTGATTCGGTTCGATTTGCGCAGGGGTGTTCATCAATGGCATTAGCCTGTGAATATACCAATAACCCTGATTTGTCTGTTGCGAATGTTAGCTCAATAGTGGAGAACACAGAATGTCTGAATTAA
- the hypT gene encoding hypochlorite stress DNA-binding transcriptional regulator HypT, whose amino-acid sequence MKNIETKWLYDFLTLEACRHFSQAAEERNLSQPAFSRRIKALESAVGVLLFDRTTSPLQLTEEGKLFHSQTRSLLQQLECNLDELSGHNLLGVPNIKIAAAHSLSLTMLPRLVHSMSAWGEEFVYHVEAIDVVQAVNTLREGKSDFIISFRDEDLMQSPFCGLKVFESELYPVCAADSQGKALFDIYQPQVPILNYTSTSYMGRLVNRHLAEVGSISARTLFMSSMSELLKNMALDGHGIAWLPAWTIVNELRDKRLVCLDTPELMVPIQAYIYRMDTRLNKTAEHFWRILYNHMPEDLVSLS is encoded by the coding sequence ATGAAAAATATCGAGACAAAATGGTTATATGACTTTTTGACGCTGGAAGCGTGTCGTCATTTTTCCCAGGCAGCGGAGGAGCGCAACCTATCCCAACCGGCATTTAGCCGGCGGATCAAGGCGCTCGAATCCGCCGTTGGGGTGTTGCTGTTTGACCGTACGACGAGTCCACTGCAGCTGACGGAGGAGGGTAAGTTATTCCATTCGCAGACCCGTAGCCTGCTGCAACAGCTGGAATGTAACTTAGATGAGCTTAGTGGTCACAACCTGCTTGGCGTTCCCAATATCAAAATAGCGGCAGCGCATTCTCTGTCGCTGACGATGTTGCCCAGATTAGTACATTCAATGTCAGCATGGGGCGAGGAGTTTGTATACCACGTCGAAGCGATTGACGTAGTCCAGGCAGTGAATACGCTGCGCGAGGGGAAAAGTGATTTCATTATCTCCTTTCGCGATGAAGACTTAATGCAGTCACCTTTCTGCGGCTTGAAGGTGTTTGAGTCTGAGCTGTATCCCGTCTGTGCTGCGGATTCACAGGGTAAGGCGTTGTTTGATATCTATCAGCCGCAGGTGCCGATACTGAACTATACCAGCACATCCTACATGGGAAGATTGGTTAACCGTCACCTGGCGGAGGTGGGTAGTATTTCGGCGCGTACGCTGTTTATGTCTTCGATGAGTGAGCTATTGAAGAATATGGCATTGGATGGGCATGGTATTGCCTGGCTGCCAGCGTGGACGATCGTGAACGAACTACGGGATAAACGCCTGGTTTGTCTGGACACGCCGGAGTTGATGGTGCCTATTCAGGCCTATATTTATAGAATGGATACCCGCCTGAATAAAACGGCTGAGCACTTCTGGCGGATTTTGTACAACCATATGCCAGAGGATCTGGTTTCGCTTAGTTGA
- a CDS encoding aspartate/glutamate racemase family protein — translation MKGLIGVLGGMGPAATVDLFNKFVTFTAAQRDQEHIPLIISSIPDIPDRTDALMHHGHSPLPAMRDYMHKLEDAGAECIVIPCNTAHFWFNELKECCHTELLSIVETTMDEVKNCGKSRIGLLATNATLYMGLYQKGIESLGLTCVSPDSSGQEKVMDSIYCLKAGDLKRAQTLMNEQAEMLFSRGAEVIVLGCTEVPVILANAVKNSPDKYIDSTGSLVRAGIKWYEKRVGKHHLLAQ, via the coding sequence GTGAAAGGTTTAATTGGCGTACTTGGTGGTATGGGACCTGCTGCAACCGTCGATCTTTTTAATAAATTCGTCACCTTTACCGCAGCGCAACGCGATCAGGAACATATCCCATTAATTATTTCATCCATCCCTGATATTCCAGATCGAACTGATGCGTTAATGCATCATGGTCATTCCCCACTTCCGGCAATGCGTGATTATATGCATAAACTGGAAGATGCTGGTGCGGAGTGTATTGTGATCCCCTGTAATACTGCCCACTTTTGGTTTAATGAATTAAAAGAGTGCTGTCATACAGAGTTACTCAGTATCGTTGAAACCACCATGGATGAAGTCAAAAACTGCGGAAAATCACGTATCGGTTTACTTGCTACCAACGCCACCCTTTACATGGGACTCTACCAAAAAGGCATAGAATCTCTTGGCTTAACCTGTGTCAGCCCTGATTCATCCGGTCAGGAAAAAGTCATGGATAGTATTTATTGCTTAAAAGCCGGCGATCTTAAGCGGGCACAAACGCTGATGAATGAACAGGCTGAAATGCTCTTTTCACGCGGTGCAGAAGTCATTGTACTGGGATGTACTGAAGTCCCCGTCATTCTTGCCAACGCAGTCAAAAACTCACCAGATAAATATATTGACTCAACCGGTTCATTAGTACGCGCCGGTATTAAATGGTACGAAAAGCGGGTTGGCAAACATCATCTTCTGGCGCAATAA
- a CDS encoding anaerobic C4-dicarboxylate transporter, with amino-acid sequence MVWLEIIVVLGAIFFGIRLGGIGIGLCGGLGLAILTLGFDLQIGSPPVDVILIIMTVVVAASALQAAGGMDYLVRVAGNFMRRNPKYINIIAPIITWSMTIMAGTGFIVFSTLPVIAEVAKESGIRPSRTLAGSVVASQVAISGSPISAAMAAMLTIMEGNGVTFIQVMAVCLPASFVAAMAAAFIASRQGCELQDDEVYLERLQKGLVRKYEGQNSTVPGAKLSVALFMLATVVIVILAACPQLRPGFDAGNPMNTRDIIIICMLSAACLMVVLCKTSTDAIVLTSTFRAGMSSLAVILGIVTLGTTFIDAHLAEIKDIAGDILQAYPMLLALVLFGTCALLYSQGATTPLIIPLAVALDVPTWAILASYVAVTGVFVLPTYPTSLAAMEFDTTGTTRVGKYVLNHPFMLPGLGGIIAGVAFGFIIAPMIA; translated from the coding sequence ATGGTTTGGTTAGAAATTATCGTCGTGTTGGGTGCAATATTTTTTGGTATCCGCCTCGGCGGAATAGGTATCGGTTTATGCGGCGGGCTGGGGCTGGCTATTTTAACGTTGGGATTTGATCTACAAATTGGTTCGCCCCCCGTTGACGTTATTCTCATTATTATGACAGTTGTCGTGGCAGCATCGGCGCTACAGGCCGCCGGAGGTATGGATTATCTGGTTCGCGTAGCCGGTAATTTCATGCGGCGTAATCCTAAATATATCAATATTATTGCACCGATTATCACCTGGTCGATGACCATTATGGCCGGAACAGGGTTCATTGTATTTTCTACCCTACCGGTGATTGCCGAAGTCGCCAAAGAGTCCGGTATCCGCCCTTCTCGTACGCTCGCCGGCTCCGTGGTCGCCTCTCAGGTGGCGATATCCGGTTCGCCGATCAGTGCCGCAATGGCGGCGATGCTGACCATTATGGAAGGCAACGGTGTCACCTTTATCCAGGTTATGGCGGTATGTCTGCCAGCTTCGTTTGTTGCCGCGATGGCCGCCGCTTTTATCGCCTCACGTCAGGGATGCGAGCTACAAGATGATGAAGTCTATCTTGAACGCCTGCAAAAAGGGTTGGTGCGTAAATATGAAGGGCAAAACAGCACTGTACCGGGTGCCAAACTCTCAGTCGCCCTGTTCATGTTGGCAACGGTCGTCATCGTTATTCTTGCCGCCTGCCCGCAGCTACGCCCCGGATTTGATGCCGGCAACCCAATGAATACCCGGGATATCATCATTATTTGTATGCTATCTGCCGCTTGCCTGATGGTGGTGTTATGCAAAACATCAACCGATGCTATTGTCCTGACCTCCACATTTCGAGCAGGGATGAGTTCACTGGCCGTCATTCTCGGGATTGTTACATTGGGAACGACCTTCATTGATGCCCACTTAGCGGAGATTAAGGATATCGCAGGCGATATTCTACAGGCTTATCCGATGCTGTTGGCGCTGGTGCTGTTTGGTACCTGCGCGCTTCTCTACTCGCAAGGCGCCACAACACCGCTGATTATCCCTCTGGCCGTTGCACTCGACGTACCTACATGGGCGATTCTGGCCTCCTATGTGGCGGTAACCGGGGTGTTTGTTCTACCAACATACCCGACTTCGCTGGCGGCAATGGAGTTCGACACCACAGGGACAACACGCGTGGGCAAGTATGTCTTAAACCATCCGTTTATGCTGCCAGGACTGGGTGGGATCATTGCTGGCGTTGCCTTTGGTTTTATCATAGCGCCAATGATTGCCTGA
- the fruA gene encoding PTS fructose transporter subunit IIBC — protein MKTLLIIDANLGQARAYMAKTLLGAAAQKAHLEIIDNPNDAELAIVLGDTLPADSSLNGKKVWLGDIGRAVAHPELFLSEAKGHAKPYSAPVATAPVASSGPKRVVAVTACPTGVAHTFMAAEAIETEAKKRGWWVKVETRGSVGAGNAITPEEVAQADLVIVAADIEVDLAKFAGKPMYRTSTGLALKKTKQELDKALEEATPYQPTGKAQTSATESKKESAGAYRHLLTGVSYMLPMVVAGGLCIALSFAFGIEAFKEQGTLAAALMQIGGGSAFALMVPVLAGYIAFSIADRPGLTPGLIGGMLAVSTGSGFIGGIIAGFLAGYVAKLISTKLKLPQSMEALKPILIIPLFSSLVVGLAMIYLIGKPVAGILEGLTHWLQTMGTANAVLLGAILGGMMCTDMGGPVNKAAYAFGVGLLSTQTYAPMAAIMAAGMVPPLALGLATLVARRKFDKAQQEGGKAALVLGLCFITEGAIPFAARDPMRVLPCCIVGGAITGAISMAVGAKLMAPHGGLFVLLIPGAITPVLGYLLAIIAGTLVAGLSYAVLKRPEDEVVAKAA, from the coding sequence ATGAAAACGCTGCTGATTATTGACGCTAATCTCGGCCAGGCTCGCGCTTACATGGCGAAAACCCTTCTTGGAGCGGCGGCACAGAAAGCACATCTGGAAATTATTGATAATCCGAATGATGCCGAACTGGCAATTGTTCTGGGCGATACGCTTCCTGCCGACAGTTCGCTGAACGGCAAAAAAGTCTGGCTGGGCGACATTGGTCGTGCGGTTGCGCACCCTGAACTGTTCCTCAGCGAAGCGAAGGGCCATGCAAAACCTTACAGTGCCCCGGTTGCAACAGCACCTGTGGCCAGCAGTGGTCCAAAACGTGTAGTGGCAGTGACGGCGTGTCCGACCGGTGTTGCTCATACGTTTATGGCTGCTGAAGCGATTGAAACAGAAGCGAAAAAACGTGGCTGGTGGGTGAAGGTTGAAACCCGAGGTTCTGTTGGCGCAGGCAATGCCATTACGCCGGAAGAAGTGGCTCAGGCGGATCTGGTGATTGTGGCAGCTGACATTGAAGTTGATCTGGCGAAGTTTGCCGGCAAACCGATGTACCGCACCTCTACGGGTCTTGCGTTGAAGAAAACCAAGCAGGAGCTGGACAAAGCGCTGGAAGAAGCAACACCGTACCAGCCAACCGGTAAAGCGCAGACTTCAGCAACCGAAAGTAAGAAAGAGAGCGCGGGGGCATATCGTCACCTGCTGACGGGTGTCTCTTACATGCTGCCGATGGTGGTTGCTGGCGGTCTGTGTATTGCACTCTCGTTCGCTTTTGGTATCGAAGCGTTTAAAGAGCAGGGTACGCTGGCGGCGGCGCTGATGCAGATTGGCGGTGGTTCAGCTTTTGCGCTGATGGTGCCGGTTTTGGCAGGTTATATCGCGTTTTCCATCGCTGACCGTCCTGGTCTGACGCCGGGTCTTATCGGCGGTATGCTGGCGGTGAGCACCGGTTCCGGCTTTATTGGCGGGATTATTGCTGGTTTCCTTGCCGGTTATGTGGCGAAGCTTATCAGCACGAAGTTGAAACTCCCGCAGAGTATGGAAGCGCTGAAACCGATCCTGATCATTCCGCTGTTCTCAAGCCTGGTGGTTGGTCTGGCCATGATTTACCTGATCGGCAAACCGGTGGCTGGCATTCTGGAAGGTCTGACCCACTGGCTGCAAACCATGGGTACGGCGAATGCGGTGCTGCTTGGAGCGATTCTTGGCGGCATGATGTGTACCGATATGGGTGGTCCGGTTAACAAGGCGGCGTATGCTTTCGGTGTGGGTCTGCTGAGTACGCAAACTTATGCGCCGATGGCGGCCATCATGGCGGCAGGTATGGTTCCCCCGCTGGCTCTGGGTTTGGCAACGCTGGTTGCGCGCCGTAAGTTCGACAAAGCGCAGCAGGAAGGCGGCAAAGCAGCGCTGGTACTGGGCCTGTGTTTTATCACCGAAGGGGCTATTCCATTCGCTGCACGTGACCCGATGCGCGTTCTGCCTTGCTGTATCGTTGGTGGTGCGATTACCGGTGCTATCTCGATGGCAGTGGGTGCGAAACTGATGGCGCCACACGGCGGGCTTTTCGTCCTGTTAATTCCAGGTGCAATTACGCCGGTACTGGGATACCTGCTGGCCATTATTGCCGGTACGCTGGTAGCCGGTCTCTCCTACGCGGTGCTGAAGCGCCCGGAAGATGAGGTTGTGGCAAAAGCGGCATGA
- the fruK gene encoding 1-phosphofructokinase: MSRRVATITLNPAYDLVGFCPEIERGEVNLVKTTGLHAAGKGINVAKVLKDLGIDVTVGGFLGKDNQDGFQQLFSELGIANRFQVVQGRTRINVKLTEKDGEVSDFNFSGFEVTPADWERFVNDSLSWLGQFDMVCVSGSLPTGVSPEAFTDWMTRLRSQCPCIIFDSSREALVAGLKAAPWLVKPNRRELEIWAGRKLPEMKDVIDAAHALREQGIAHVVISLGAEGALWVNASGEWIAKPPSVEVVSTVGAGDSMVGGLIYGLLMRESSEHTLRLATAVAALAVSQSNVGITDRPQLAAMMARVDLKPFN, encoded by the coding sequence ATGAGCAGACGTGTTGCGACTATCACCCTTAACCCGGCTTACGACCTGGTGGGCTTTTGCCCGGAAATTGAACGCGGTGAAGTGAACCTGGTTAAAACCACCGGTCTGCACGCGGCAGGGAAAGGAATTAACGTCGCTAAGGTTTTGAAGGATTTAGGTATCGATGTCACTGTGGGCGGCTTCCTGGGTAAAGACAACCAGGATGGTTTTCAGCAGTTGTTCAGCGAACTGGGTATTGCCAACCGTTTTCAGGTTGTACAAGGGCGTACCCGTATCAACGTCAAACTGACCGAAAAAGACGGTGAAGTTTCTGACTTTAATTTCTCCGGCTTTGAAGTCACCCCGGCTGACTGGGAACGCTTTGTGAATGACTCGCTGAGCTGGCTGGGCCAGTTCGACATGGTGTGCGTCAGCGGCAGTTTGCCGACCGGCGTAAGCCCGGAAGCCTTCACCGACTGGATGACGCGCCTGCGCAGTCAGTGTCCTTGCATTATCTTTGATAGTAGTCGTGAAGCGTTGGTGGCGGGTCTGAAAGCGGCACCGTGGCTGGTGAAACCAAACCGTCGTGAGCTGGAAATCTGGGCAGGCCGCAAACTGCCGGAAATGAAAGATGTGATTGATGCGGCGCATGCGCTGCGCGAGCAGGGTATTGCTCACGTGGTGATTTCACTCGGCGCGGAAGGTGCGCTGTGGGTTAACGCTTCAGGTGAATGGATTGCTAAACCGCCGTCAGTTGAGGTGGTCAGCACCGTCGGCGCGGGTGATTCAATGGTTGGCGGTCTGATTTACGGCCTGCTGATGCGTGAGTCCAGTGAACATACCCTGCGTCTGGCGACGGCTGTTGCCGCCCTGGCAGTAAGCCAAAGCAATGTAGGCATTACCGATCGTCCTCAGTTGGCCGCAATGATGGCGCGTGTCGACTTAAAACCGTTTAACTGA
- the fruB gene encoding fused PTS fructose transporter subunit IIA/HPr protein has protein sequence MFQLSVQDIHPGEQAGNKEEAIRQVAAALVQAGNVAEGYVDGMLAREQQTSTFLGNGIAIPHGTTDTRGQVLKTGVQVFQFPQGVTWGEGQVAYVAIGIAASSDEHLGLLRQLTHVLSDDSVAEQLKSATTAEELRALLMGEKQSEQLKLDNETLSLDVVANSLVTLQALNAARLKEVGAVDATFVARAINEQPMNLGQGIWLNDCAEGNVRSAVAVSRAATTFDVEGEAAALLVTVAMNDDQPVAVLKRLGDVLLNNKADRLLKADAATVLALLTSDDALTDDVLSAEFIVRNEHGLHARPGTMLVNTIKQFNSEITVTNLDGTGKPANGRSLMKVVALGVKKGHHLRFTAQGEDAEQALKAIGEAIAAGLGEGA, from the coding sequence ATGTTCCAGTTATCTGTTCAGGATATTCACCCGGGCGAACAGGCCGGGAATAAAGAAGAGGCTATTCGCCAGGTTGCCGCTGCCTTAGTGCAGGCGGGTAACGTCGCGGAAGGCTACGTCGATGGCATGCTGGCGCGCGAACAACAGACGTCCACGTTCCTCGGCAACGGTATTGCGATTCCTCACGGTACGACGGACACGCGCGGTCAGGTGCTGAAAACCGGTGTGCAGGTTTTTCAGTTTCCGCAGGGCGTGACCTGGGGCGAAGGGCAGGTTGCTTATGTGGCAATCGGCATCGCCGCAAGCTCTGATGAACATCTCGGTTTACTGCGTCAGCTGACACACGTGCTGAGCGATGACTCCGTCGCTGAACAGCTGAAATCTGCGACCACGGCGGAAGAACTGCGTGCGCTGCTGATGGGCGAAAAGCAAAGCGAACAGCTGAAGCTTGATAACGAAACGCTGTCGCTGGATGTCGTGGCCAACTCGCTGGTGACGCTGCAGGCACTCAACGCGGCACGACTGAAAGAAGTCGGTGCGGTTGACGCCACCTTTGTGGCCAGAGCAATCAATGAGCAGCCGATGAATCTCGGTCAGGGGATCTGGCTGAATGACTGTGCTGAAGGCAACGTGCGTAGCGCTGTTGCGGTCAGCCGTGCAGCAACAACATTCGATGTAGAAGGTGAAGCGGCAGCCCTGCTGGTGACCGTCGCCATGAATGACGATCAACCGGTTGCCGTGCTGAAGCGCCTTGGCGATGTGCTGCTGAATAATAAAGCTGACCGTTTGTTGAAAGCCGATGCGGCAACGGTGCTGGCGCTGCTGACCAGCGATGACGCCTTAACTGATGATGTACTGAGCGCCGAATTTATTGTGCGCAATGAGCATGGGTTACATGCCCGCCCGGGCACCATGCTGGTGAATACGATTAAACAATTTAACAGTGAAATTACCGTGACAAATCTTGATGGAACCGGCAAACCGGCGAATGGACGCAGTCTGATGAAAGTTGTGGCATTAGGTGTGAAAAAAGGACATCACCTGCGCTTTACCGCACAGGGCGAAGATGCTGAACAGGCGCTGAAGGCGATTGGAGAAGCCATCGCGGCAGGTCTGGGGGAGGGCGCGTAA
- the setB gene encoding sugar efflux transporter SetB produces the protein MHNTPVAATPKAFDLTSSAFLLVAFLTGIAGALQTPTLSLFLTDEVHARPGMVGFFFTGSAVIGILVSRFLAGRSDKKGDRKNLIVFCCVLGMLACVLFAWNRNYFILLFIGVFLSSFGSTANPQMFALAREHADRTGREAVMFSSILRAQVSLAWVIGPPLAYALAMGFSFTVMYLSAAVAFVVCGVMVWLFLPSMSKNVPLATGAVEAPRRNRRDTLLLFVICTLMWGTNSLYIINMPLFIINELHLPEKLAGIMMGTAAGLEIPTMLIAGYFAKRLGKRLLMRIAVVAGFFFYAGMLLAHSPAILLGLQLLNAIYIGILGGIGMLYFQDLMPGQAGSATTLYTNTIRVGWIIAGSLAGIAAEIWNYHAVFWFALVMIVATVVCLARIKDV, from the coding sequence ATGCATAACACCCCCGTAGCCGCCACACCCAAGGCGTTTGATTTAACGTCTTCGGCGTTCCTGCTTGTCGCATTTCTGACGGGTATCGCCGGTGCGTTGCAGACGCCAACGCTTAGCCTTTTTCTGACGGATGAAGTCCATGCCCGTCCCGGCATGGTCGGGTTCTTTTTTACCGGCAGCGCCGTGATCGGCATTTTGGTGAGTCGGTTTCTGGCCGGGCGCTCGGATAAAAAAGGCGATCGCAAAAACCTGATTGTGTTTTGCTGCGTGCTGGGGATGCTGGCCTGCGTGCTGTTCGCCTGGAACCGTAACTATTTTATTCTGCTGTTTATCGGGGTATTCCTCAGCAGCTTTGGATCGACTGCCAACCCGCAAATGTTCGCTCTCGCCCGTGAACACGCCGATCGCACAGGTCGGGAAGCCGTCATGTTCAGCTCAATATTACGTGCGCAGGTTTCGCTGGCCTGGGTAATTGGCCCACCGCTGGCCTACGCGCTGGCCATGGGGTTCAGCTTTACGGTGATGTATCTCAGCGCAGCGGTGGCGTTTGTTGTCTGCGGCGTAATGGTCTGGTTATTTTTACCCTCGATGAGTAAAAACGTGCCGCTCGCAACAGGCGCAGTTGAAGCCCCGCGCCGCAATCGACGCGACACGCTGCTGCTGTTTGTTATCTGCACATTAATGTGGGGCACTAATAGTCTCTATATCATTAATATGCCGCTGTTTATCATCAACGAACTGCATCTGCCGGAAAAACTGGCTGGCATCATGATGGGTACCGCTGCCGGACTGGAAATCCCGACCATGTTGATTGCTGGCTATTTTGCAAAGCGTCTGGGCAAACGTCTGTTGATGAGAATTGCCGTCGTCGCCGGATTCTTCTTTTATGCCGGTATGCTGCTGGCTCACTCTCCGGCGATATTACTTGGCTTACAGCTGCTGAATGCGATTTACATCGGCATCCTCGGCGGAATTGGCATGCTCTATTTCCAGGATCTGATGCCAGGACAGGCAGGCTCAGCAACGACCCTGTATACGAATACCATTCGCGTGGGCTGGATTATTGCCGGATCGCTGGCGGGGATTGCCGCTGAAATCTGGAACTATCACGCGGTGTTCTGGTTTGCGCTGGTGATGATCGTCGCTACCGTCGTGTGCCTTGCGCGCATCAAGGACGTTTAA
- a CDS encoding YkgJ family cysteine cluster protein, which yields MECRPDCGACCTAPSISSPIPGMPDGKPANTPCVQLDESLRCKIFASPLRPKVCGGLQPSAEMCGQTTHHAMVYLIELEALTAP from the coding sequence ATGGAATGCCGTCCGGATTGTGGTGCATGCTGCACCGCGCCTTCAATCTCCAGTCCCATCCCTGGCATGCCTGATGGCAAACCTGCTAATACGCCATGCGTTCAGCTGGATGAATCCCTGCGTTGCAAAATTTTTGCTTCGCCGCTACGACCAAAAGTGTGTGGCGGTTTACAGCCCAGTGCGGAAATGTGCGGACAGACGACGCACCATGCCATGGTTTATCTCATCGAGCTTGAAGCGCTGACCGCGCCTTAA
- the yeiP gene encoding elongation factor P-like protein YeiP, which yields MPRANEIKKGMVLNYNGKLLIVKDIDIQSPSARGAATLYKMRFSDVRTGLKVEERFKGDDIVDTVTLSRRGVDFSYVDGNEYIFMDKEDYTPYTFTKDQIEEELLFMPEGGMPDMQVLTWDGQLLALELPQTVDLEIVETSPGIKGASASARNKPATLSTGLVIQVPEYLSAGEKIRIHIEERRYMGRAD from the coding sequence ATGCCAAGAGCGAACGAAATTAAAAAAGGTATGGTACTGAACTACAACGGCAAACTGCTGATTGTAAAAGATATCGATATTCAATCACCGTCCGCACGTGGTGCAGCTACGCTGTACAAAATGCGTTTTTCTGATGTGCGTACCGGTCTGAAAGTTGAAGAGCGCTTCAAAGGCGACGATATCGTGGATACCGTCACCCTGAGCCGCCGCGGGGTTGATTTCTCCTACGTCGATGGCAACGAATATATCTTTATGGATAAAGAAGACTATACCCCGTATACCTTCACCAAAGACCAGATTGAAGAAGAGCTGCTGTTCATGCCGGAAGGCGGTATGCCGGATATGCAGGTACTGACCTGGGACGGCCAACTGCTGGCGCTTGAACTGCCGCAGACCGTAGACCTGGAAATCGTTGAAACCTCACCGGGTATTAAAGGTGCTTCAGCGAGTGCGCGCAACAAGCCAGCAACCCTGAGCACCGGTCTGGTGATCCAGGTTCCTGAGTATCTTAGTGCGGGTGAAAAAATCCGTATTCATATCGAAGAACGTCGCTATATGGGCCGTGCAGATTAA
- the torD gene encoding molecular chaperone TorD, with the protein MQHNQIHQQRAAVYQWFSQLLFRELDEKQLASLENGNSQAWIASLEAIPGLSANVKRFERSLGRVLRRDSRQLELAADFASLFLLAPPASVSPYAGHYPHTTAAEERLQMNVLLVEQGLAARENEPSDHIAVQLALMARMVAKEEKFSAQYYFLHHHILCWAPLFRDACLVRDNEGFYPQAVNLIVRFMQEDEQYLESLLMDDFYFSSQR; encoded by the coding sequence GTGCAGCATAATCAAATTCATCAGCAGCGGGCGGCTGTGTACCAGTGGTTTTCGCAACTGTTATTTCGTGAGCTGGATGAAAAACAGCTCGCCAGTCTGGAAAATGGCAATAGCCAGGCATGGATTGCCTCACTCGAGGCGATCCCCGGATTATCTGCCAATGTTAAACGTTTTGAGCGTAGCCTGGGCCGGGTTCTGCGGCGCGACTCCCGACAGCTTGAGTTGGCCGCAGATTTTGCCTCGTTGTTTCTGCTGGCCCCGCCGGCTAGTGTTTCTCCCTATGCGGGGCACTATCCACACACGACGGCGGCAGAAGAACGTCTGCAAATGAATGTGCTGCTGGTTGAGCAAGGGCTGGCGGCTCGGGAGAATGAACCCTCCGATCATATTGCCGTACAGTTGGCATTAATGGCGAGGATGGTTGCTAAAGAGGAGAAATTCTCCGCGCAGTATTACTTTTTGCATCATCATATTCTGTGCTGGGCACCGTTATTTCGCGACGCTTGTCTGGTGCGGGATAACGAGGGGTTTTATCCTCAGGCGGTTAATCTGATAGTACGTTTTATGCAAGAGGATGAACAGTATCTGGAGTCGCTGCTGATGGATGATTTTTATTTCAGCAGTCAGCGCTGA